From the genome of Pelagicoccus enzymogenes:
TGATGCGGCTCAGGATTGGCTGGGGAGCGCGTTGAAGGAAGGCTACTTGGAAGTGGCTGTGGTGGGAGACGTCGACGAGGCCGAACTTCTGAAGCTTTTCGGTGAAACCATCGGTTCGTTGCCGGTTCGGCGGGAGTCGAAGGCCGATTTCGCTGCAGTCCGGTCCTTGCGTACGCGCCCAAGCTCCGGCAAGCAGACCATCGAGTACCGAAACGGGATGGGCGATAGCGCGGCCTCTGTGATTGTTTGGACAATCCAGGACAAGCTCACTACGCGCGAGAGCGCAGCTCTCTACGTTTTGAGCAATGTATTTGAATCGAGAATACGTAAGCGTGTTCGGGAGGGAATGGGAGCTAGCTATTCGCCGTCGGTTCGCTATGTCACCTTTTCGGCCTACGATACGCTACGTCACATTCGGGCGGATGTGGATTGCTTGAAAAGCGATGCCGATAGCTTGCTAGACGTGGTTTTGGAAATCGGGGACCAGCTGAGTAGCGCGCCAGCAAGCGAGGAGGAGATTCGGGCTGCGGTTGCACCTCTGGAGGAAGGGCTCAAGCAAGCTTGGCAAGACAATACCTACTTGCTGGAAAACGTGCTTTATGGGGTCCAGGAGTATCCGACGATCGTGGAGCGAGCGATGCAGTACAAGGAAGGCCTGCTGTCCACTATCACGTCGGACGACATTTTGCAGGTCGCCCGTCGGTATTTGAATTCTGAAGACGCCCTCGCCGTGGCAATCGTTCCCTCCGACCCTTCGAAAATTGCCGAGGTGCCGGATTGGGACGACGCTAAGCGGGCGGGAGCAGTCAAGTAGGCAGGTCTCAGTCCAGCGGGCGACTGTTGCTGACGAAGGCGATGTGCGTGCTGTCTGGCGACCAGCTGGGCACGTTGATGCTGCCTTGCCCCCCGTACAGGTAGGCGATGGTTTTAGCGTTCCCTCCCTCGATGGACATGTGGCGGAGGTAGACTTTCTTGTAGAAGGGATGGTCGTTGGGATCGATGTCAGATGGGAAGGCGAGATAGACGAAGGATTTGCCGTCGGGCGCGACGTGCGGGAACCAATTGTTGTAGGAGTCAAAGGTCATTTGAGTCGGCTCGCTGCCGTCCGCCTTCATTCTCCAAATCTGCATGTTGCCGCTGCGCACCGAGTTGAAGAAGATATGGCGACCATCTGGAGAGAACTCCGAACCGTCGTCCAAGCTGGGTAGTTGCGTGAGGGGAGTCTCTTTTTTGCTGTCTATGTCGATGGACCAAATGTCGAACTGGCCATTGCGTTGGCCAGTGAAGATGAGGCTCTTATGGTCTGGCGACCAGCCGTGGAGAAAGGAATGGCCACGCGAGGGGTCGGTGATTTGCCGCGGCGTGTCGCTGCCTGAAACGGGGAGCGTATAGATGACCGAGGTGCCGGCTTCGCCTACATGGTGGCTGATTCCGATTTGCTTTCCGTCGAAGGAGAGGACGTGGTCGTTGTTGTTTTGGTTCGCGAATCCAGTATTCAGTTCGTTGATACTTCCGTCTTCGAGGGTGTAGGTGTAGAGCTTGCCTTCGGAATTGTAGATCAAGGTCTTGCCGTCCGGGGTCCAGTTGGGAGCTTGGATCGAGTTCGGGAAGGTGGCGAGAACCTTGCGGGAACCGGTGGCTACCTCCATGATCTCGAGTCGGCTTCCGATGTAGTCCTGATAGGGGCGAAAGTCGGGAGCGGCGGGGAGAACGATTCGCACGTTGCGAAAGCGAGCGGTTTCGGTGACCTCGGGATTGTGGGAACAGATAAAGAGCCCGACGAAGAGCTCGTCGTTCAAATCGATTTGCTTGCTGACGGACTGGTAGACCTCGCCGAAGGCTGCAGCGGAAAAAGTGAATCGATCGCCTTCGCGTTGCAGTTCAATTTCAGTGGGACCGGTCAAGGGGCTGCCGACTTCGGCGGTTGGGCCACCTTTGACTTCGCGGTACTGCAGCGAGGTGAGTCCGTCTCCGTGCACGCAGGCGTCGGCGTAGGGTGAATCCGCGTCGAGCGTGTTCCGGGCGATGATACCGATTTTTCGATGTGGATCCACGCCTTCTCCCTCGAACTCCACGGTGGCTCGAACGATGAAGTCGCCCTCCAGTTTGCGGTAGGCGAAATGGAATTCGTCTTTCTCGGCCCACATATTTTGGCCGGCCCCGGACAAGGTATAGCTTTGCGTTTCGGGGGAGTAGCTGGCGTTGCCGCTTAGCTTCGGCGCTCCGACGTCGAGGTTGTTTGCGAAGTCTCCGAGTGGGGAGGCTAGAGTGAGAGGGCTTAGGGTTGCCAAGCCGAGAGCTGCATTGATCAGGGTACGAGTTGTCATGGTGGGGTAGCGTGTTACTCTGGGGGTCTTTTCTCTATAGCAGCTAGAAGCGGAAAGACCGGCTATTGCGGCACTCTTACACAATAATTTCCAATCGCTCGCTCCTGTTCGGGGGCTGAGGGATTGACATGGCCTAGCTGGAGTGGAGAAACCTTTTCCGTGAAGGTCGCGATTGTCAGCTCCAGTTTAAATCCGAAAAGCCGCAGCCGGTTGATGGCTGAACACGCTCGACTGCTCTTGGGGAAGCGCAGCGGGGTAGAAGTCGACTTCATTGACCTGCAAGAAATGGAGTTGCCGCTCTGCGACGGTGGAGCGGCTTATGGCGACCCCTACGCAATCGAGCTGAACAAGCGCATGGAAGCGGCGGATGTTTATGTCCTCGCGTCTCCAATTTATAACTACGACGTAAACGCGTCGCTGAAGAACGCGGTGGAGCTGGCTGGTCGGAAGATGGAAAACAAGCTTGTTGGCTTTCTCTGCGCGGCGGGTGGAGCCATGAGCTACATGTCTGTTATGCCGCTTGCGAACAGCTTGATGTTGGATTTCCGGACCTTGGTATTGCCTCGCTTCGTCTATGCGGCTCCAAACGACTGGAAGGATGAGGCGATGAGCGAGAGCGTGGGTGGCCGTATTGCCCAGTTTTGCGACGCTCTGCTTGATCTTGGCGAGAGGATCAGCAGCTAGTTTTCCCGCAAGGCGACCTCTTGTTGGTGGGTGGGAGAGACGGGATGCGCTGCTTAGACGAGTTCGAAGTCCGATTCGTCTTCGAGGTTGAGCGAAACCCTGGCGCTGCCCAGATTGACGGCGATTTCTAGGAATCCGCCGGATCCGAGATAGGCGACCGGCTTGCCTTTGGGGACGCTATGGAAGGAGAGTCCGAAGGGGATCTTGTCTCCATTTTTCAATACGACGGCTTCCGGTTTGGGACTGGTACGTGTGATGCGTAAGCTGGTAATCGCGTTGCCGAACTGGTCGAAGTAGAGGGTGCTCCCTTTCATGGGAAGCTCCGTCACCTCGGGAAAATCCATTCCTTCGTGGGCGAACTTGGGCAGGGCCGTACAAAAGTTGCTGGGTGGCACTCCATTGGCCAAGAAGGCTGCGGCAGGCGCGAAGATATCGCGGCCGTGAAAGGTGTTGCTCTCGCGCACTTGGGCGTCGAAGCGATGGGGTTCGATCTCGTAGGTGCGGCACATGCCGGATTCGAGCAGGGAGAGCAGTCCATTGTCGGGCGCCACGAAATGGTAGTCGCCGTCGAAGTGGATGATTGGCTTGCGGGAGGATCCCACTCCGGGATCTACGACGCAAAGGAAGACGGTTCCGCGAGGAAAGTCGTGGTAGCACTGGGAGAGGATGAAGGCCCCTGATCGGATGTTGCCCGGCTCGACTTGGTGGGTGATGTCGATGAGCTTTGCCTCGGGGCAGAGACGCGCCAACACGGCCTTGACGGAGGCGACGTACCAGTCGCTCTCGCCGAAGTCGGTGAGGATGGCAACGATGGGAGGAGTTGGAACCATGGGCTATGAGTATCGTCGAAGATACGTTTGAAGTTTAGCCGATCGGCAGAGTTGGCGTGAGGAGGTCGTTATGCTAGAGTGCGGACTATGAGTTTCAACGTGAATATTGGGGCGCTGGCGCTGTGCTTGGCCGTCTTGGCGCCGTGGGCTTCCGGGCAAGAGGAGGAGGTCAGCTTTCGCGAGCCTCTTTTCTTTTCCGAAGTGGACAAGGAGATGCGCACGCCTCAGGCGGTGCGGGTCGGTGGCGTGGTTTTCGTCGCCGCCATGAGCTCGCCCGGCGAAACCTTGGAGCAGCAGCTGCGCACCATCTACATCAGGCTTCAGTCGGTCCTGGGCAACTACGGTTTGCGCATGCAGGACGTGGTGCAGGAACGCGTCTACCTCAAGCAGGGGAGCGACTACGAGAAGGCCAAGGCGGCGCGCTTGCTGGTCTATCGCGAGGGCGGTGGTCCGGCTTTGAGCTTGGTGGAGGTCGCCGGTTTCGAAGACGGGGAAACATTGGTTGAGATCGAGCTCGTGGCGGTCGCCAATCCGGAGGAAGGATAGAAGCGAGCCCATGCAGTTGAGCGAGCTTCGGTGACCTTGCTTTTTTCTCCGAAACACTAAGTCTCTTGCCATATGAGTTATCAGCCTTCTGAGGAGATTCTGGAAAAGTACGCGGACGTTATGATTAACTTCGCCCTCAACAGCGGAGAGGGCGTAAAGCCCGGCGAAGTCGTGCAGCTGCGAGTGCCGGAGGTCGCGAAACCCTTCTTGGTCGCCCTGCGTAGAGCGGTGCTGAAGGCGGGCGCTCACCCTTTGGTGTTTTTCACTCCGGACGACATGGCTCGCGAGTTCTTCGAATTGGCCAACGAAGAGCAGCTCAGCTTCTTCGCGGAAAAGTTTCACCGGGGCACGGTAGACCAGATCGACCACACGGTTGCGATCTTGGCGGAGACGAACAAAAAGGAGCTCGATGGCATCGACTCGAAGAAGATCATGACAGCCCAGAAGGCCCTCAAGCCGTACATGGATTGGCGGCGGGCCAAGGAGTCTGCGGGCAATTATACTTGGACCTTGGCCATGTGGGGGACCCAGCAAATGGCTGACGAGGTTGGCATGAGCCTTGAGGAGTACTGGGAGCAGATCATCGAAGCCTGCTATCTAAGGGAAGCGAAGCCGGCTGAAAAGTGGAAGGAACTCTACGAGAAGCTGTACTCCTACAAGGACAAGCTCGATGCCCTGAAGATCGAGAAGCTGCACATCGAAGCTGAAAACACCGATCTCTGGGTAAAACTGGGGGACAATCGCAAGTGGCTGGGAGGATCGGGACGCAATATCCCGAGCTTCGAGCTGTTTGTATCGCCAGATTGGCGTGGCACGGAAGGGCGTATCCAGTTTACGGAACCGCTCTACCGATACGGAGCTTTGATCGAGAAGGCGTATTTGGAATTTAAG
Proteins encoded in this window:
- a CDS encoding TolB family protein; this translates as MTTRTLINAALGLATLSPLTLASPLGDFANNLDVGAPKLSGNASYSPETQSYTLSGAGQNMWAEKDEFHFAYRKLEGDFIVRATVEFEGEGVDPHRKIGIIARNTLDADSPYADACVHGDGLTSLQYREVKGGPTAEVGSPLTGPTEIELQREGDRFTFSAAAFGEVYQSVSKQIDLNDELFVGLFICSHNPEVTETARFRNVRIVLPAAPDFRPYQDYIGSRLEIMEVATGSRKVLATFPNSIQAPNWTPDGKTLIYNSEGKLYTYTLEDGSINELNTGFANQNNNDHVLSFDGKQIGISHHVGEAGTSVIYTLPVSGSDTPRQITDPSRGHSFLHGWSPDHKSLIFTGQRNGQFDIWSIDIDSKKETPLTQLPSLDDGSEFSPDGRHIFFNSVRSGNMQIWRMKADGSEPTQMTFDSYNNWFPHVAPDGKSFVYLAFPSDIDPNDHPFYKKVYLRHMSIEGGNAKTIAYLYGGQGSINVPSWSPDSTHIAFVSNSRPLD
- a CDS encoding NADPH-dependent FMN reductase; this translates as MKVAIVSSSLNPKSRSRLMAEHARLLLGKRSGVEVDFIDLQEMELPLCDGGAAYGDPYAIELNKRMEAADVYVLASPIYNYDVNASLKNAVELAGRKMENKLVGFLCAAGGAMSYMSVMPLANSLMLDFRTLVLPRFVYAAPNDWKDEAMSESVGGRIAQFCDALLDLGERISS
- a CDS encoding SAM hydrolase/SAM-dependent halogenase family protein encodes the protein MVPTPPIVAILTDFGESDWYVASVKAVLARLCPEAKLIDITHQVEPGNIRSGAFILSQCYHDFPRGTVFLCVVDPGVGSSRKPIIHFDGDYHFVAPDNGLLSLLESGMCRTYEIEPHRFDAQVRESNTFHGRDIFAPAAAFLANGVPPSNFCTALPKFAHEGMDFPEVTELPMKGSTLYFDQFGNAITSLRITRTSPKPEAVVLKNGDKIPFGLSFHSVPKGKPVAYLGSGGFLEIAVNLGSARVSLNLEDESDFELV
- a CDS encoding RidA family protein, whose product is MSFNVNIGALALCLAVLAPWASGQEEEVSFREPLFFSEVDKEMRTPQAVRVGGVVFVAAMSSPGETLEQQLRTIYIRLQSVLGNYGLRMQDVVQERVYLKQGSDYEKAKAARLLVYREGGGPALSLVEVAGFEDGETLVEIELVAVANPEEG
- a CDS encoding aminopeptidase, with translation MSYQPSEEILEKYADVMINFALNSGEGVKPGEVVQLRVPEVAKPFLVALRRAVLKAGAHPLVFFTPDDMAREFFELANEEQLSFFAEKFHRGTVDQIDHTVAILAETNKKELDGIDSKKIMTAQKALKPYMDWRRAKESAGNYTWTLAMWGTQQMADEVGMSLEEYWEQIIEACYLREAKPAEKWKELYEKLYSYKDKLDALKIEKLHIEAENTDLWVKLGDNRKWLGGSGRNIPSFELFVSPDWRGTEGRIQFTEPLYRYGALIEKAYLEFKDGVVVKATASKGEDLLKEMIAVENADKAGEFSLTDRRFSRITKFMGETLYDENVGGEYGNTHIAVGSAYRDSYTGDPSSVSEKEWAEMGYNNSVVHTDIVATSNRTVTAYLKDGSSQVIYRDGQFTV